From a single Bacillus gobiensis genomic region:
- a CDS encoding SDR family oxidoreductase gives MRNVEGKVVIITGASSGNGEAAAKVLANNGAKVVLAARREERLKELKSDIEKQGGTAVFKVTDVASEEDMEELARFTLETYGQIDVLINNAGLMPLSYLHEKKVSEWDQMIDVNIKGVLYGIAAVLPHMRERKQGHIINVSSVAGHLVRKTFSVYSGTKYAIRAISDGLRQEEAENNIRITILSPGTVGTELFHTITNEEVLHSLDEVKKIAIPAESMAHSILFAISQPEYTAVNEMIVRPTKQEI, from the coding sequence TTGAGAAATGTTGAAGGTAAAGTCGTTATTATTACCGGAGCTTCAAGCGGAAACGGTGAAGCTGCTGCGAAAGTGCTTGCTAATAATGGAGCTAAGGTTGTACTTGCTGCCAGGCGTGAAGAACGCTTGAAGGAACTTAAGTCAGACATTGAAAAACAAGGAGGAACAGCAGTATTTAAAGTGACTGATGTTGCTTCAGAAGAGGATATGGAAGAGCTTGCCCGTTTTACTCTCGAAACCTATGGACAAATTGATGTTCTAATTAACAATGCTGGTCTCATGCCGCTATCTTATTTACATGAAAAGAAGGTAAGTGAATGGGACCAAATGATTGATGTCAATATTAAAGGTGTGCTTTATGGGATTGCCGCGGTTCTTCCGCATATGCGGGAACGAAAGCAAGGACATATTATTAACGTGTCGTCCGTTGCAGGACACTTAGTCAGAAAGACATTTTCTGTCTATTCAGGAACAAAATATGCAATACGAGCGATTTCTGATGGCTTGCGGCAAGAAGAAGCTGAGAATAACATTCGCATTACAATTCTTTCACCTGGAACAGTGGGAACAGAGTTGTTTCATACGATTACGAATGAAGAAGTCCTACACAGTTTAGATGAGGTTAAAAAAATTGCCATACCTGCAGAATCCATGGCTCATTCCATTCTATTTGCAATCTCTCAACCTGAGTATACGGCGGTCAATGAAATGATTGTGAGACCAACAAAACAAGAAATTTGA
- a CDS encoding arylamine N-acetyltransferase family protein, translating into MKDMNQLFRKRIDIPETEQIKFESLGKVLEKMAKTFPFENLRMIENKTRDITKENLIDKLLVKKEGGLCYELNSCLYFFLVDNGFDAALVRGVTYNDETQKWYQLGRTHVTILLKHEEQTYLVDTGFGANLPLRPVPINGEPVSSPNGEFRIKKADHDFGDYILEMKRKYKDTNWKIGYIFDTKRPVSDVAEFNQIQKILSENEESTFNKQRLITQLTNAGNVTLTDTSFTQWVDGKLIKEKIEKNKFLELAKQHFGIE; encoded by the coding sequence GTGAAAGACATGAATCAATTATTTCGTAAAAGGATCGATATTCCCGAAACCGAACAAATCAAATTTGAGTCGTTGGGAAAGGTTCTTGAAAAAATGGCAAAAACATTTCCTTTTGAAAATTTACGTATGATTGAAAACAAAACACGTGACATTACCAAAGAGAATTTGATAGATAAACTGCTGGTGAAAAAAGAAGGCGGGCTTTGCTACGAATTAAATTCATGCCTTTATTTTTTCTTAGTGGATAATGGCTTTGATGCAGCCTTAGTTCGTGGAGTTACATACAATGATGAGACACAAAAATGGTATCAACTTGGAAGAACCCATGTCACAATCTTATTAAAACACGAAGAACAAACATATCTTGTTGATACTGGTTTTGGAGCTAATTTGCCACTTAGACCTGTTCCTATAAATGGAGAACCTGTATCGTCTCCTAACGGTGAATTTCGGATCAAAAAGGCTGATCATGACTTCGGAGATTATATTCTTGAGATGAAGCGGAAATATAAAGATACAAATTGGAAAATAGGTTATATTTTTGATACAAAACGCCCTGTAAGCGATGTCGCAGAATTTAATCAGATCCAAAAAATTCTTAGCGAAAATGAAGAGTCTACGTTTAATAAACAGCGATTAATCACCCAGCTTACAAACGCAGGAAATGTAACGTTAACCGATACTTCCTTTACACAATGGGTTGATGGAAAACTGATCAAAGAAAAGATTGAAAAAAATAAATTTCTAGAGTTAGCAAAACAACACTTTGGAATTGAATAA